One window of the Candidatus Wolbachia massiliensis genome contains the following:
- the trmD gene encoding tRNA (guanosine(37)-N1)-methyltransferase TrmD, which translates to MTFNITVLTIFPEMFPGFLNYSLAGKALKKKIWDLEVVNVRSFAKDKHSTVDDVPYGGGAGMIMRSDVIGDAVDSVLSAHKDTKFLYMTPSGTKFDQSIANELIEFSHITILCGRFEGIDQRVIDEYTPYELSVGDYILSGGEPAAMVVLDTCIRLLPGVVNNSDSVTEESFNYSSGMLEYPQYTKPKQWREHKVPEVLLSGNHKKISDWRQEQSQVITRKRRPELLNGEINDKFT; encoded by the coding sequence ATGACGTTTAATATTACAGTACTAACCATATTTCCAGAAATGTTTCCTGGATTTTTGAATTATTCTCTTGCTGGAAAAGCATTGAAAAAGAAAATATGGGACCTTGAAGTAGTGAATGTCCGTTCTTTTGCTAAAGATAAGCATTCAACAGTAGACGATGTTCCGTATGGTGGTGGAGCAGGGATGATTATGCGTTCTGATGTAATTGGTGATGCAGTTGATAGCGTACTTTCCGCTCACAAAGATACTAAATTTCTTTATATGACTCCGTCTGGCACAAAGTTTGATCAGAGCATTGCAAACGAATTGATAGAATTTTCTCATATAACAATATTGTGTGGTCGATTTGAAGGTATTGACCAGAGAGTGATTGATGAGTATACTCCTTATGAGTTAAGTGTCGGAGATTATATACTTTCAGGAGGTGAACCAGCTGCAATGGTGGTTCTTGATACGTGTATCAGGCTTCTTCCTGGTGTAGTGAATAATTCCGATAGTGTTACTGAAGAAAGTTTTAATTATAGTAGTGGCATGCTTGAGTACCCTCAATATACTAAACCTAAACAGTGGAGGGAACATAAAGTGCCTGAAGTTCTGTTATCTGGTAATCACAAAAAAATAAGTGATTGGAGACAAGAACAGTCTCAAGTTATAACAAGAAAGCGTAGGCCTGAATTATTAAATGGAGAGATAAATGACAAATTTACTTGA
- the rplS gene encoding 50S ribosomal protein L19 — translation MTNLLEKFNKQQMQALAKEIPEFRPGDDLKITFKVVDGTNERIQIFEGVCISKRNRGLSSSFMVRKVSHGESIVSQFFVYSPALVSVQVTRKGKVRRAKLYYLCKLFGKAARIKERTTYKSNKSK, via the coding sequence ATGACAAATTTACTTGAAAAATTCAATAAGCAACAAATGCAAGCGTTAGCTAAGGAAATACCGGAGTTTCGTCCCGGTGATGATTTGAAAATCACTTTTAAGGTAGTTGACGGTACAAATGAACGTATACAAATATTTGAAGGTGTATGTATATCAAAAAGAAATCGTGGGTTAAGTTCTTCTTTTATGGTGAGGAAAGTAAGTCATGGGGAAAGTATAGTATCCCAATTTTTTGTTTACTCTCCTGCATTAGTTTCAGTGCAAGTAACAAGAAAGGGAAAGGTTCGTAGGGCAAAGCTATACTATCTATGTAAACTGTTTGGAAAAGCTGCAAGAATCAAAGAGCGTACTACTTACAAAAGTAATAAGTCTAAATAG
- a CDS encoding PstA family ABC transporter permease has translation MSIKTKFLKLLQSRRVHARIKRKNKKNRTLCFCSFVTLVISLGCPICILLSILINSYSALTVTKILLPVEISADFALANNPSDLRYKSINILNDSLHKVFKGTDFRNSDEILSRNSYKELEEFLREKTKGSGKYEIWFTASSVVNSINKSKYLNDHYAKLLSWLKEKGRVKKFFNKSLFLKSDSREPENAGILGAFIGSLMTIIVCLALALPIGIMSGICLYEFMPRNSTITNILEVSINNLAAVPSIIFGVVGLTLYLGIFGLPRSSPLVGGMTLSFMMLPNIIIATKNAFANVPITIKDAAFALGAPHIKVILDHSLPIALPRIIHGTMLAVARVLGESSPLLMIGMVAFIADTPTSFFDPATVLPVQIYIWSSSPEIAFVELAAIAIIALLIMLFALNLIANFVKRKFEFFNF, from the coding sequence ATGAGCATAAAAACAAAATTTCTTAAACTGCTTCAGTCTAGACGTGTACATGCTCGCATAAAAAGAAAAAATAAGAAAAATAGAACATTATGCTTCTGCTCTTTCGTAACGCTAGTTATTTCGCTTGGTTGTCCTATATGTATATTGCTGAGCATATTGATTAATTCTTATAGCGCCTTAACAGTAACGAAAATTTTATTACCAGTTGAAATAAGTGCTGATTTTGCTTTGGCAAATAATCCTAGTGATTTGCGGTATAAGTCCATTAACATACTCAATGATTCTTTACATAAGGTGTTTAAAGGAACTGATTTTAGAAACAGTGACGAAATTTTAAGTCGTAATTCTTACAAAGAACTAGAAGAATTTCTTCGTGAAAAGACAAAAGGTAGTGGTAAGTATGAAATCTGGTTTACTGCATCGAGTGTAGTCAATTCGATAAACAAGAGCAAATATCTGAACGATCATTATGCTAAATTGCTTAGTTGGTTAAAGGAAAAGGGAAGGGTGAAAAAATTTTTTAATAAGTCTTTATTTCTTAAATCCGACTCTCGTGAGCCTGAGAATGCGGGAATACTAGGAGCATTTATTGGTTCATTAATGACGATTATAGTATGCCTAGCTTTAGCGTTACCAATAGGAATTATGTCGGGTATCTGCCTTTATGAATTTATGCCAAGAAATAGTACAATCACTAATATTTTAGAGGTTAGTATAAATAATCTTGCTGCAGTGCCTTCAATAATATTTGGTGTAGTTGGGTTAACTCTATATCTTGGCATATTTGGACTACCACGTTCTTCACCGCTTGTTGGTGGAATGACTCTTTCATTTATGATGTTGCCTAATATTATAATTGCAACAAAAAATGCCTTTGCGAACGTTCCTATTACAATAAAAGATGCAGCTTTTGCTCTTGGAGCACCTCACATCAAAGTAATATTAGACCACTCTTTACCGATTGCACTGCCAAGGATAATACACGGTACTATGCTTGCAGTTGCAAGAGTCTTAGGTGAATCTTCTCCTTTACTTATGATAGGTATGGTAGCATTTATCGCTGACACACCTACATCCTTTTTTGACCCAGCAACTGTTTTACCTGTGCAAATATATATATGGTCGAGCAGTCCTGAAATTGCATTTGTTGAACTTGCTGCTATTGCAATTATAGCTTTATTAATAATGTTGTTTGCTCTGAATTTAATAGCAAATTTCGTGAAAAGAAAATTTGAATTTTTTAATTTTTAA
- a CDS encoding phosphoribosylformylglycinamidine synthase subunit PurQ: MKIIVLSGYGLNCEKETAFAFMECSRKLGISNIEVKIVHVNEIINDPSELKSSSILAIPGGFSYGDDTGAGNAFALRIENNLLNEFQEFLSQDKLVIGICNGCQILVKLIPEFSNLALIRNDIGNYQCRWIRVKVDSQNNSVWLRNLDELYLPIAHGEGKFFMDQSTLGQLIENNSIALRYTDESGNYANLQFPYNPNGSTYDLAALSDKSGRVLALMPHPERGIFFTQQDDWPLKKEKCKRLRFAVPKYGDGMLIFENALKYFC, from the coding sequence ATGAAAATCATTGTTTTATCTGGTTATGGCTTAAATTGTGAAAAAGAAACTGCATTTGCGTTTATGGAATGCAGCAGAAAACTTGGTATCAGCAATATAGAGGTGAAAATCGTTCACGTTAATGAGATCATAAATGATCCAAGTGAATTGAAATCAAGCAGTATACTTGCAATTCCTGGGGGGTTTTCCTACGGTGATGATACTGGTGCTGGTAATGCATTTGCTTTACGCATAGAAAACAATTTGTTGAATGAGTTTCAAGAGTTTTTATCTCAAGACAAGCTTGTTATAGGAATATGTAACGGTTGCCAAATACTGGTAAAGTTAATACCAGAATTTTCTAATCTAGCTTTAATACGTAATGATATAGGCAATTACCAGTGCCGTTGGATCAGAGTAAAAGTTGACTCACAAAATAATTCTGTTTGGTTACGTAACCTGGATGAGCTGTATCTTCCTATTGCTCATGGAGAAGGCAAGTTTTTTATGGATCAGAGTACTTTAGGTCAATTGATTGAAAACAATTCTATTGCACTGCGTTACACCGATGAAAGTGGTAACTATGCTAACTTGCAATTTCCTTACAATCCGAACGGATCTACGTATGATTTGGCAGCTTTGTCAGATAAGAGTGGTAGAGTGCTAGCTTTAATGCCTCATCCAGAGAGGGGAATATTTTTTACTCAGCAGGACGATTGGCCACTTAAAAAAGAAAAGTGTAAGCGCTTAAGGTTCGCTGTGCCAAAATATGGTGATGGAATGCTTATATTTGAAAATGCATTGAAGTATTTTTGTTAA
- a CDS encoding LD-carboxypeptidase: MYPVITYLLHCILILCVNTGIYAANQVDIIAPSSKGKESDLTNIREYIEVLDLSPNISEKIYSSNNPFYSNSDEFRANDLINALTDDSKIIWCIRGGKGASRLIPYLEKLSDNKKEKIAQNKNKKILIGYSDITVLHIYLQVKYDWQTLHGAMLEMIVNNSISESSVEKLKGLILNGRSSIRFDNLKMVNNGTKLKNSRLESKIIGGNMTLVENSIGTAWQINAKGKILFLEDTRVCPYAMERSLDHLKQAHVFDEAQAVIFGNFINSGDSNLVEVVKERFAKSVNFPVFTVQGIGHGHTNDPLPLNTHTVIRAQNEKEGLFFMDVQNVSLMN, translated from the coding sequence ATGTACCCTGTTATTACTTACCTTTTACATTGTATTCTCATTTTGTGTGTTAACACAGGCATTTACGCAGCTAATCAAGTCGATATCATTGCTCCTTCCTCCAAGGGAAAAGAATCAGATCTGACAAATATCAGAGAATATATAGAAGTTTTGGATCTGAGTCCCAATATTTCAGAGAAAATATATAGTAGCAATAATCCATTCTACTCTAACTCTGATGAATTTAGAGCAAATGACTTGATTAATGCACTAACCGATGACAGCAAAATAATCTGGTGTATCAGAGGAGGAAAAGGAGCTTCTCGGTTAATTCCTTACCTAGAAAAGTTATCTGATAATAAAAAGGAAAAAATTGCTCAAAATAAAAACAAAAAAATTCTTATAGGTTATAGTGACATAACAGTTTTGCACATCTACCTACAAGTCAAATACGATTGGCAAACTCTTCACGGTGCCATGTTGGAAATGATAGTAAATAACTCGATTTCTGAAAGTTCTGTTGAGAAACTCAAAGGATTAATTCTGAATGGACGGAGCTCTATTAGATTTGATAATTTAAAGATGGTTAATAATGGCACTAAACTGAAAAACAGTAGATTAGAATCCAAAATTATTGGTGGCAATATGACCCTAGTTGAAAACAGTATAGGAACTGCTTGGCAAATAAATGCAAAAGGTAAAATTTTATTTTTAGAAGATACAAGAGTCTGCCCATATGCAATGGAGCGCAGCTTAGATCACCTGAAACAAGCTCATGTTTTTGATGAAGCGCAAGCGGTAATTTTTGGTAATTTTATTAATTCTGGTGACAGCAATCTTGTTGAAGTTGTGAAAGAAAGATTTGCAAAAAGTGTTAATTTTCCAGTGTTTACAGTTCAAGGAATAGGCCATGGACATACAAATGATCCTTTACCCCTTAACACTCACACTGTTATTAGAGCCCAAAACGAGAAAGAAGGTTTGTTTTTTATGGATGTGCAGAATGTTAGCCTCATGAATTAA
- the lipB gene encoding lipoyl(octanoyl) transferase LipB — MKRLNMVEWLISNQPVDYDHAVRFMEKKIQQIHSNLSDELVWLLQHPSLYTAGISATDDDIIEKLFPIYKTGRGGKYTYHGPGQRIIYLMLNLKKRDKCDIKLYIRDLSNWIINVLKHFNILGKFKEDRIGIWVNNNGIEEKIAAFGIRLRKWVTYHGVALNVSPDLSHYKGIVPCGLKGYGVTSMKELRVKAPLSELDDILKKEFYKIF; from the coding sequence ATAAAGAGATTAAATATGGTAGAATGGCTAATATCTAACCAGCCTGTCGATTATGACCATGCTGTAAGATTCATGGAAAAAAAAATTCAACAAATTCACAGCAATTTATCTGATGAATTGGTATGGTTACTTCAGCACCCTTCACTATATACCGCAGGGATTAGTGCAACAGATGACGACATCATTGAAAAACTATTTCCTATATATAAGACAGGCAGGGGCGGTAAATACACATATCATGGTCCAGGGCAGCGTATTATATATTTAATGCTAAACCTCAAAAAAAGAGATAAATGTGATATAAAGCTATATATTAGAGACCTGAGTAATTGGATCATAAATGTTTTAAAGCACTTTAATATACTGGGAAAATTTAAAGAAGATAGAATAGGTATTTGGGTGAACAATAACGGAATAGAAGAAAAAATTGCGGCTTTTGGTATTCGCCTAAGAAAGTGGGTAACTTATCATGGTGTAGCACTTAATGTCTCTCCAGATCTTTCTCATTACAAGGGTATTGTTCCTTGTGGGTTGAAGGGCTATGGCGTTACATCAATGAAAGAACTGAGAGTTAAAGCTCCGCTTTCTGAATTGGATGATATACTAAAAAAAGAATTTTATAAGATATTCTAA
- a CDS encoding recombinase family protein has translation MTTVALYARVSSQNQAQKNTIESQIAELRHRIAEDKHELLNKYEFKDNGVSGWILERESLEALRDRVVEGEIDKIYIHSLDRLSRKSAHQMFLLDEFEKAGVEVIFLNYKVEKNPESRLFLKMQGLLSECETLRTMERSRGGRIHRARKGEMSVINVVPFGFRRINHVDRDKIRIEINEEEAKIVRDLFKWVGQERISIKGAVRRLKERCILSPKGKRVWNVCTIHRILRNRAYKEEAAYGKTKVGPLRKEVRARWKVRKKKYSVYNNEEKDWIKIRVPRIIEDELFDIVQKQLDENRKRARAQQSGRRHLLQGLTTCGCCKYTYYIAKNAKEGSRYYRCTGTDANRFGGTRVCSSKSIRAEILEMVIWDETKRVLKDPNVIAKEYKHRLLEHKNGQPNDEVEKERGKLEQGIKRLAYVYARGHISQEEYDQEVEGMEKRLKVMKKQQEEMVNEKELQRKLDFTISNVKDFASEIKSELDQADWKTKFDIIRELVDYIKIDNDHVHIMLRFQAIALEMQRKNVQHHIGIPRACTFKLVIHASFLCCDKMSVAYP, from the coding sequence ATGACAACAGTGGCTTTGTATGCAAGAGTTTCATCACAGAACCAGGCACAGAAGAATACAATCGAGAGCCAAATTGCCGAGCTCAGGCATAGAATTGCTGAAGATAAACATGAGTTATTAAACAAGTATGAATTTAAGGACAACGGAGTTAGTGGATGGATTTTAGAGCGTGAAAGTTTAGAAGCGTTACGTGATAGAGTAGTAGAAGGTGAAATTGATAAAATATATATTCATTCACTTGACCGTCTGTCAAGAAAATCTGCCCATCAAATGTTTTTACTTGACGAATTTGAAAAAGCAGGTGTAGAAGTAATATTCTTAAATTATAAGGTTGAGAAGAACCCAGAATCTAGACTTTTTCTAAAAATGCAAGGATTATTATCAGAGTGTGAAACTCTAAGAACTATGGAAAGAAGTCGTGGAGGAAGAATCCATAGAGCAAGAAAAGGGGAAATGAGTGTAATTAATGTTGTACCTTTTGGGTTTAGGCGTATTAATCATGTAGACAGAGATAAGATAAGAATTGAAATAAATGAAGAGGAAGCAAAAATAGTACGAGATCTGTTTAAATGGGTAGGTCAAGAAAGAATAAGCATAAAAGGGGCCGTACGAAGACTGAAAGAAAGGTGTATCCTTTCCCCGAAAGGTAAGAGAGTGTGGAATGTATGTACAATTCATAGAATATTGAGGAATCGAGCATACAAAGAGGAAGCAGCATATGGTAAGACAAAAGTAGGTCCACTAAGAAAAGAAGTGAGAGCAAGGTGGAAAGTACGCAAAAAAAAATATTCTGTTTATAATAATGAAGAAAAAGATTGGATAAAAATAAGAGTACCAAGGATAATTGAAGATGAATTATTTGATATAGTACAAAAACAACTTGATGAAAATAGAAAGAGAGCAAGAGCACAACAAAGTGGAAGAAGGCATCTATTACAAGGACTAACAACATGCGGGTGTTGTAAATATACTTATTATATAGCAAAAAATGCTAAAGAAGGAAGTAGGTACTATCGTTGTACTGGCACAGATGCAAATCGTTTCGGTGGGACCAGGGTATGTAGCAGCAAATCAATAAGAGCCGAGATACTAGAAATGGTTATATGGGATGAAACAAAAAGAGTATTAAAAGATCCAAATGTAATTGCAAAGGAGTATAAACATAGGCTTTTAGAACATAAAAATGGGCAACCAAATGATGAAGTTGAAAAAGAAAGAGGCAAATTAGAACAGGGTATCAAAAGACTAGCTTATGTTTATGCTAGAGGACACATAAGTCAGGAGGAATATGACCAAGAAGTTGAGGGGATGGAGAAGAGGTTAAAAGTAATGAAAAAGCAGCAGGAAGAAATGGTTAATGAAAAAGAGCTACAGAGAAAATTAGATTTTACCATAAGTAATGTAAAAGATTTTGCCTCTGAGATTAAATCAGAACTTGACCAAGCAGATTGGAAGACTAAATTTGATATAATTAGAGAATTAGTTGACTACATTAAAATTGATAATGATCATGTACACATAATGCTTCGATTTCAAGCAATTGCTCTAGAAATGCAAAGAAAAAATGTTCAACATCATATCGGGATTCCTAGGGCCTGTACTTTTAAATTAGTAATCCATGCAAGCTTTCTGTGTTGTGATAAAATGAGTGTAGCTTACCCATAA
- a CDS encoding ankyrin repeat domain-containing protein, with translation MLFIRNSNETFNRSLKELAKNSYENINKKDKKGRTILHYAVRESDPKTVRLLIKKGADVNSKDVGGYVPMHLAVMGKRLKNVKELISSGANINVVERNGKHTPLHFACMAGEVEIVKELVKAGAKTDQPDKSGKTPMDCAKNNKEIMEVLKNAKIANEQKKFIEKIESIETIRIVLENMVADVIVEREDPIEVGKWLNDMEKEL, from the coding sequence ATGTTATTTATTAGAAACAGCAATGAGACGTTTAATAGGTCATTGAAAGAATTAGCAAAGAATTCGTATGAAAATATTAATAAAAAAGATAAAAAGGGAAGAACGATCTTACATTATGCAGTAAGAGAGTCAGATCCAAAAACGGTTAGGTTATTGATCAAAAAAGGAGCTGATGTAAATTCCAAGGATGTTGGAGGCTACGTACCAATGCACCTAGCAGTAATGGGAAAACGACTGAAAAACGTAAAAGAGTTAATAAGCTCAGGAGCGAATATAAACGTCGTGGAACGTAATGGCAAACACACACCGCTACACTTTGCATGCATGGCTGGTGAAGTAGAAATAGTAAAAGAATTAGTAAAAGCTGGGGCAAAAACAGATCAACCTGATAAGTCCGGCAAAACGCCAATGGATTGTGCGAAAAATAATAAAGAGATAATGGAGGTGTTAAAGAATGCAAAAATCGCAAATGAACAGAAAAAGTTCATAGAAAAAATAGAGTCCATAGAAACAATAAGGATCGTATTGGAAAATATGGTAGCAGATGTGATAGTGGAAAGGGAAGATCCGATAGAAGTAGGTAAATGGCTGAATGATATGGAGAAAGAGCTATAG
- a CDS encoding ankyrin repeat domain-containing protein, which translates to MSKERRESFERFIGAFLDNPFSNVNERIEKGCTVLHYAAKFSDAGIIGLLIELEANINARDDRGETALHLAAFSGKVENVKALIEKGAKINAKSNNKAVPLHLASLAGEIETIEVLINAGGNINAIDKFGYSPLNYAKIYPRVTSYLEKKGVNMKDVAPMRRKAIKEIMEERDKQNVNELRISCKEAIEKEFLLFKEINKIRIL; encoded by the coding sequence ATGAGTAAAGAAAGAAGAGAATCTTTTGAAAGATTTATTGGAGCATTTTTAGATAATCCGTTTAGCAATGTAAATGAAAGAATTGAAAAGGGTTGTACAGTATTGCACTATGCAGCAAAATTTTCAGATGCTGGAATAATAGGGTTATTAATAGAACTAGAAGCAAATATTAATGCTAGAGATGATAGAGGAGAAACAGCATTACACTTAGCTGCCTTTTCAGGAAAGGTGGAAAATGTGAAAGCATTGATAGAAAAGGGAGCAAAGATAAATGCAAAATCAAATAACAAAGCAGTGCCACTACACCTGGCAAGCTTAGCAGGAGAAATAGAGACAATAGAAGTGCTAATAAATGCAGGAGGGAACATCAATGCAATAGATAAATTTGGATATAGTCCACTAAACTATGCAAAAATTTACCCGAGAGTGACGAGTTATTTAGAAAAGAAGGGAGTGAATATGAAAGATGTTGCTCCGATGCGTAGAAAAGCAATAAAAGAAATAATGGAAGAACGTGATAAACAAAACGTAAATGAATTGAGGATAAGTTGTAAAGAAGCAATAGAAAAAGAATTCTTATTATTTAAAGAGATCAATAAGATAAGAATTTTATGA
- a CDS encoding transposase family protein produces MSLNYHKVNKHPRNFRDITGLKIEEFEKIVKKVRPEWEKLEKQKKRHGRTAKLPTLEDKMLCVILYYRTYITHRFLGCLFNLHNANICRLLKKIEPLLAKKITIKKDRTLTPERILKVLADVTEQQIQQPKESKKRKRSYSGKKKMTTMKTEIVIEESGQILSVSRSYRGKIHDFRIRKQEKLLPTDSIKHADSGYQGWQKLQSNVVIPYKKYRKKLLTEEQKEHNRELASFRMRVENKIRELKIFKILSYVYRNFQKKYNMRFNIIAGLVNLRHGF; encoded by the coding sequence ATGAGTCTAAATTACCATAAAGTAAATAAACACCCAAGAAATTTTCGAGATATAACGGGATTGAAAATAGAAGAATTCGAAAAAATTGTTAAAAAAGTAAGGCCAGAGTGGGAAAAGCTTGAAAAACAGAAAAAGCGCCACGGAAGAACTGCTAAATTACCAACGCTGGAAGATAAAATGCTGTGCGTAATTTTGTATTATCGGACCTACATAACCCACAGATTTTTGGGCTGCCTTTTCAATTTACATAATGCAAATATTTGCCGACTTTTGAAGAAAATAGAGCCGCTACTGGCCAAAAAAATTACCATAAAAAAGGACAGAACCCTAACTCCAGAGAGGATTTTGAAGGTACTGGCAGATGTTACAGAACAGCAGATACAGCAGCCAAAAGAAAGCAAAAAACGTAAGAGATCTTACTCAGGAAAGAAAAAAATGACGACTATGAAAACAGAAATTGTGATCGAAGAAAGTGGGCAAATTCTATCGGTTTCAAGATCTTACCGTGGGAAAATTCACGATTTTCGGATAAGAAAACAGGAGAAATTGCTGCCTACGGACAGTATAAAGCATGCTGATTCTGGCTATCAGGGATGGCAAAAGTTGCAAAGTAATGTTGTGATACCATACAAAAAATACCGAAAAAAGCTACTAACTGAGGAGCAAAAGGAGCACAACCGAGAGTTGGCATCATTTAGAATGAGGGTCGAAAATAAGATACGAGAATTGAAAATATTCAAGATTTTGTCGTACGTTTACCGCAACTTTCAGAAAAAATATAACATGAGATTTAACATAATAGCTGGTCTCGTGAATTTGAGGCATGGGTTTTAG